From Flavobacterium lipolyticum, one genomic window encodes:
- a CDS encoding GMP reductase, protein MRIEADLKLGFKDVMIRPKRSTLKSRSEVSLKQDFKFLHSTSSWSGVPIMAANMDTVGTFEMARVLAKEKLFTAIHKHYSPQEWKVFLKDKTTDFYDHIAISTGTGTEDFEKISRIITENPLLKFICIDVANGYSEHFVQFLKQTRKQYPDKVIIAGNVVTGEMVEELLLAGADIVKVGIGGGSVCTTRVKTGVGYPQLSAIIECADAAHGLGGHIISDGGCKTPGDVAKAFGAGSDFVMLGGMLAGHTESGGEVIEKKGQKFKQFYGMSSKTAMEKHVGGVAEYRASEGKTVQVPFKGEVINTILDILGGLRSTCTYVGASRLKELTKRTTFIRVSEQENQVFTK, encoded by the coding sequence ATGAGAATAGAAGCTGATTTAAAACTGGGATTTAAAGATGTAATGATTCGTCCAAAGAGATCAACGCTAAAAAGCAGATCTGAAGTTTCTTTAAAACAAGATTTTAAGTTTTTGCACAGTACTTCGTCTTGGTCCGGAGTTCCAATTATGGCGGCGAATATGGATACGGTAGGAACTTTTGAAATGGCCAGAGTTTTAGCGAAAGAAAAACTCTTTACAGCCATTCATAAACACTACTCTCCACAAGAATGGAAGGTGTTTTTAAAAGATAAGACAACTGATTTTTATGATCATATTGCGATCAGTACGGGAACAGGGACAGAAGATTTTGAAAAAATAAGCCGGATTATTACAGAGAATCCATTGCTTAAATTTATTTGTATCGATGTTGCAAATGGCTACTCAGAACATTTTGTGCAGTTTTTGAAGCAAACTCGCAAACAATATCCAGACAAAGTTATAATTGCTGGAAATGTAGTTACGGGAGAAATGGTTGAAGAACTACTTTTGGCTGGTGCTGATATAGTAAAAGTAGGAATTGGTGGTGGTTCTGTTTGTACTACCCGTGTAAAAACAGGCGTAGGGTATCCACAGCTTTCGGCTATTATTGAATGTGCCGATGCTGCTCACGGTTTAGGTGGACATATTATTAGTGATGGCGGTTGTAAGACACCGGGAGATGTGGCAAAAGCATTTGGTGCAGGATCGGATTTTGTAATGTTAGGCGGAATGTTGGCAGGACATACAGAAAGTGGCGGCGAAGTGATTGAAAAAAAGGGACAGAAATTCAAGCAGTTTTACGGAATGAGTTCTAAAACAGCTATGGAGAAACATGTTGGGGGAGTGGCTGAGTACCGGGCAAGTGAAGGTAAAACAGTGCAGGTACCTTTTAAGGGTGAGGTTATAAATACAATATTAGATATTTTGGGAGGTTTACGAAGTACTTGTACCTATGTAGGGGCTTCGCGTCTAAAGGAACTTACCAAACGAACTACCTTTATTAGGGTAAGTGAACAGGAAAATCAAGTTTTTACAAAATAA
- a CDS encoding tRNA-(ms[2]io[6]A)-hydroxylase, whose protein sequence is MGVLRLQLPTDPRWVNIVEKNIEEILTDHAWCEQKAATNAITIITNNSEHQDLVQDLLALAKEEIDHFEQVHNIIIKRGLKLGRERKDDYVNELYQYMKKSGDGSRVSGLVERLLFSAMIEARSCERFKVLSENIQDEELAVFYRELMESEAGHYTTFITYARKYGVGIDVEKRWREWLAFEESIITNYGKGETIHG, encoded by the coding sequence ATGGGCGTACTAAGATTACAACTGCCAACAGACCCAAGATGGGTCAATATTGTAGAGAAAAATATTGAAGAAATCCTGACGGATCACGCTTGGTGCGAGCAGAAAGCAGCAACAAATGCGATTACGATTATTACTAATAATTCTGAACATCAGGATTTAGTGCAGGATTTATTGGCGTTAGCCAAAGAAGAAATCGATCATTTTGAGCAGGTTCATAACATTATCATTAAAAGAGGATTGAAGCTTGGACGTGAGCGTAAAGACGATTACGTAAACGAACTGTATCAGTACATGAAGAAAAGTGGAGACGGAAGCCGTGTTTCCGGACTGGTTGAAAGACTGTTGTTTTCTGCGATGATCGAGGCCAGAAGCTGTGAGCGTTTCAAGGTGCTTTCTGAAAATATTCAGGACGAAGAACTGGCCGTTTTTTACAGAGAGTTAATGGAAAGCGAAGCCGGACATTACACTACTTTTATCACCTATGCCCGAAAGTACGGCGTTGGAATTGACGTAGAAAAACGCTGGAGAGAGTGGCTGGCTTTCGAAGAATCAATTATTACCAATTACGGAAAAGGAGAAACTATTCACGGGTAA
- the glyA gene encoding serine hydroxymethyltransferase gives MQRDEQIFDLILEEKDRQIHGLELIASENFVSDEVMKAAGSVLTNKYAEGYPGKRYYGGCEVVDVIEQIAIDRAKELFGAEYANVQPHSGSQANTSVYHACLNPGDTILGFDLSHGGHLTHGSPVNFSGRLYRPVFYGVDAETGRLDYDKIQEIATKEQPKLIIAGASAYSRDMDFARFRQIADSVGAILFADISHPAGLIAKGLMNDPIPHCHIVSTTTHKTLRGPRGGLILMGKDFENPQGLKTPKGEIRMMSSLLDLAVFPGNQGGPLMHIIAAKAVAFGEALKDDFFTYAMQLQKNASAMADAFVKRGYNIISGGTDNHMMLIDLRNKGISGKEAENALVKAEITVNKNMVPFDDKSPFVTSGIRIGTAAITTRGLVEEDMETIVALIDKVLVDHTNEAVIEAVADEVNEMMSERPIFVY, from the coding sequence ATGCAACGAGACGAACAAATTTTTGACCTTATACTAGAAGAAAAGGACAGACAAATTCACGGATTAGAACTTATCGCTTCAGAAAATTTTGTAAGTGATGAGGTAATGAAAGCAGCTGGTTCTGTTTTAACTAACAAATATGCCGAGGGTTACCCTGGCAAAAGATACTACGGAGGATGCGAAGTAGTAGACGTAATTGAGCAAATTGCCATTGACAGAGCCAAAGAATTATTTGGAGCTGAATATGCAAACGTTCAACCACACTCTGGATCTCAGGCTAATACATCAGTTTACCATGCATGTTTAAATCCTGGAGATACTATTTTAGGTTTCGACTTATCTCACGGAGGTCACTTAACTCACGGTTCTCCTGTAAATTTCTCAGGTCGTTTGTACCGTCCTGTTTTTTATGGTGTAGATGCTGAAACTGGTCGTTTAGACTATGATAAAATTCAGGAAATTGCCACTAAAGAACAACCAAAATTAATCATTGCAGGAGCTTCGGCTTATTCACGTGATATGGATTTTGCACGTTTCAGACAAATTGCAGACAGCGTAGGAGCTATCTTGTTTGCTGATATTTCTCATCCTGCAGGTCTTATCGCTAAAGGATTGATGAATGACCCGATTCCACATTGTCATATTGTTTCTACAACTACTCATAAAACATTACGCGGACCACGTGGAGGTTTAATCTTGATGGGGAAAGATTTCGAAAACCCACAAGGTTTAAAAACTCCAAAAGGAGAAATCAGAATGATGTCTTCTTTATTAGATCTTGCTGTTTTCCCTGGAAATCAAGGTGGACCTTTAATGCACATCATTGCAGCTAAAGCAGTAGCTTTTGGTGAAGCACTTAAAGATGATTTCTTTACTTATGCTATGCAATTGCAGAAAAATGCAAGCGCTATGGCTGATGCTTTCGTAAAAAGAGGATACAACATTATTTCTGGCGGAACAGATAACCATATGATGCTTATCGACTTAAGAAATAAAGGTATTTCTGGTAAAGAAGCTGAAAATGCATTAGTAAAAGCAGAAATTACAGTAAATAAAAACATGGTTCCATTTGATGATAAATCACCATTTGTAACTTCAGGAATCCGTATCGGAACAGCTGCAATCACAACTCGTGGTTTAGTGGAAGAAGATATGGAAACGATTGTTGCTTTAATTGATAAAGTGCTTGTGGATCATACAAACGAAGCAGTTATCGAAGCCGTAGCAGATGAAGTAAATGAAATGATGAGCGAAAGACCAATTTTCGTATACTAA
- the fahA gene encoding fumarylacetoacetase translates to MPITANDTKRKSWLEVPENSDFPIQNIPFGIFLTKENVVTVGTRIGDYAIDLGALQQLNYFAGIDLTDDMFMQDTLNDFISYGKITWRLVRNRIADIFDETNPQLRDSKKDRDIVIFNIDDVEMQLPVLIGDYTDFYSSKEHATNVGKMFRDPENALLPNWLHIPVGYHGRSSTIVPSGIPVHRPMGQTLPAGHDTPVFGASRLVDFELETAFITTDVNVMGENISTYEAEDYIFGMVLLNDWSARDIQKWEYVPLGPFLAKNFASSISPWIITMDALEPFRTKGPKQDPTPLPYLQTKGKKAYDIHLEVALKPENQEETVLSRSNFKYMYWSMAQQLTHHTSNGCRVNSGDMMGSGTISGPTEDSFGSMLELTWGGKNPIALNGGGERKFIEDGDTVIIRGFCESNEVRIGFGEVSSQLLPPFVRQ, encoded by the coding sequence ATGCCAATAACCGCTAACGATACTAAGAGAAAATCATGGTTAGAAGTACCTGAAAATAGTGATTTCCCTATTCAAAATATTCCATTCGGTATCTTTCTTACCAAAGAAAATGTTGTTACTGTAGGAACAAGAATTGGCGATTACGCTATAGACTTAGGGGCTCTACAACAATTAAACTACTTTGCAGGAATAGATCTGACTGATGATATGTTCATGCAGGACACTCTTAATGATTTCATTTCTTATGGAAAAATAACATGGAGATTAGTCCGTAACCGTATTGCTGATATTTTCGACGAAACCAATCCGCAATTAAGAGATTCAAAGAAAGACCGCGATATTGTTATTTTCAATATTGATGATGTCGAAATGCAATTACCAGTTTTAATTGGTGATTATACGGATTTCTATTCCAGTAAAGAACACGCAACGAACGTTGGAAAAATGTTCCGTGATCCTGAAAACGCTTTATTGCCAAACTGGTTACACATTCCGGTAGGATACCACGGAAGAAGTTCTACCATAGTTCCGTCAGGAATTCCGGTACACCGCCCGATGGGACAAACTTTGCCTGCAGGACATGATACCCCGGTATTTGGAGCATCCCGTTTAGTAGACTTTGAATTAGAAACCGCTTTCATTACTACAGATGTAAATGTAATGGGCGAAAACATTTCAACTTACGAAGCAGAGGACTATATTTTCGGAATGGTTTTATTAAACGATTGGAGCGCACGTGACATTCAAAAGTGGGAATATGTACCACTTGGACCATTTTTAGCTAAGAACTTTGCTTCTTCAATCTCTCCATGGATTATTACAATGGATGCTTTAGAACCTTTTAGAACTAAAGGCCCTAAACAAGATCCTACTCCGCTTCCCTATTTACAAACAAAGGGCAAAAAAGCGTACGATATTCATTTAGAGGTTGCTTTAAAACCTGAAAATCAAGAAGAAACCGTACTTTCAAGATCAAACTTCAAATACATGTACTGGTCTATGGCACAGCAGTTAACACATCATACATCCAACGGATGTCGTGTAAACTCTGGTGATATGATGGGTTCAGGAACTATTTCCGGCCCAACTGAAGACAGCTTTGGCTCGATGTTAGAACTAACCTGGGGAGGAAAAAACCCAATAGCCTTAAATGGTGGTGGTGAGCGTAAATTTATAGAAGATGGTGACACAGTAATCATCAGAGGTTTCTGCGAAAGCAATGAAGTACGTATTGGCTTTGGAGAAGTTTCAAGCCAATTATTACCTCCTTTTGTGAGACAATGA
- a CDS encoding agmatine deiminase family protein, with translation MSTNNRRFPAEWEKQQGIVLCFPHNGNDWPGKYEAVQWAFVEFIKKVATFETVFLVVADEKLKEKVNGMLEMGRVNLANVSFIVHKTNRSWMRDSGPIIVQNGSKREALNFNFNGWAKYKNYQLDKFVPAKIADFIDVPLTQVMYKGKPVIVEGGAIDVNGKGTLLTSEECLMHPTIQVRNAGFTKEDYEAVFKEYLGVTNVIWLGDGIEGDDTHGHIDDLCRFVNEDTIVTIVETDKNDSNYKPLQDNLKRLQNAKLEDGKSPTIVALPMPKRVDFDTLRLPASYANFLILNNCVLVPTFNDSNDRVALNILAECFPDREVIGISCIDFIWGFGTLHCLSQQIPA, from the coding sequence ATGTCAACAAATAATAGAAGGTTTCCGGCGGAATGGGAGAAACAACAAGGAATTGTATTGTGTTTTCCGCATAATGGAAACGATTGGCCGGGAAAATACGAAGCTGTTCAATGGGCTTTTGTAGAATTTATTAAAAAAGTAGCCACTTTTGAAACTGTTTTTTTGGTTGTAGCCGATGAAAAACTAAAAGAAAAAGTAAATGGAATGCTGGAAATGGGACGAGTGAATCTGGCGAATGTTTCTTTTATTGTTCACAAAACCAATAGAAGCTGGATGCGTGATTCGGGGCCAATTATTGTACAAAATGGTTCAAAAAGAGAAGCTTTGAATTTTAATTTCAACGGTTGGGCGAAGTACAAAAACTACCAGCTGGATAAATTTGTTCCTGCTAAAATAGCCGATTTTATTGATGTTCCGCTTACGCAGGTAATGTATAAGGGGAAACCTGTAATTGTAGAAGGTGGTGCAATTGATGTAAACGGAAAAGGAACTTTATTGACTTCTGAAGAATGTTTGATGCATCCGACCATTCAGGTTAGAAACGCAGGTTTTACTAAAGAAGATTACGAGGCTGTTTTTAAGGAATACTTAGGAGTTACCAATGTAATATGGCTGGGTGACGGAATAGAAGGAGATGATACACACGGACATATCGACGATTTATGCCGATTTGTAAACGAAGATACTATTGTAACGATTGTAGAAACGGATAAAAACGATTCTAATTATAAACCATTACAGGACAATTTGAAACGTTTGCAAAATGCAAAACTGGAAGACGGAAAATCACCAACTATCGTAGCATTGCCAATGCCAAAACGTGTTGATTTTGATACGTTAAGATTACCGGCTAGCTATGCGAATTTTCTAATTTTGAATAATTGTGTACTGGTTCCTACTTTTAACGATAGCAATGATCGTGTAGCTTTGAATATACTTGCTGAATGTTTTCCTGACAGAGAAGTAATCGGTATCAGTTGTATTGATTTTATTTGGGGCTTTGGAACATTACACTGTTTGAGTCAACAGATTCCGGCTTAA
- a CDS encoding choice-of-anchor I family protein, translating to MKNVSLSLLAALFVMASCNNDETSKNQESEIVVNENPGSFKEIGSITIGGEAAAEISTYDEKTKRLFTVNNSGTNQIDVIDISDPTKPVKIGKIDLTPYEGASNSVAVYDGKLAVALESTLNKQGNGKVVIFNTSDYSLIKQVPVGALPDMITFSPDGKFIMTANEGEPNTDYTQDPNGSISIIDTATYAVTTLDFSSFSGQAEALKKEGLRISKFAKSFTQDIEPEYITISDDSKTAWVTLQENNGVAKVDLTSKTITALYPLGFKNFNTAENAIDVSDKDDKIAFNPWKVKGMYMPDAISHFSANNTPYFVTANEGDAREYAAYADIKRMKDMKLDATAFPDATTLKLETNLGRLNLIADMGDADGDGDLDELVAFGARSFSIWNGNTGKIVYDSKNDTDKKTNELGTYDDKRSDDKGSEPEAVVAAKMGSQNILFVGLERSDAFMTYDVTNPASPQYLQTVKTGDAPEGILFIPASKSPTKRSLLVVSSEGDGTVKIYQPDLK from the coding sequence ATGAAAAATGTAAGCCTTTCATTATTAGCTGCTTTATTTGTTATGGCAAGCTGTAATAATGATGAAACCTCAAAAAATCAGGAATCCGAAATTGTGGTCAACGAAAATCCGGGTTCTTTTAAAGAAATCGGTTCGATCACTATTGGCGGCGAAGCTGCCGCTGAGATTTCGACATATGATGAAAAAACAAAAAGACTTTTTACAGTAAATAATAGCGGAACGAATCAAATTGATGTCATTGATATTTCCGATCCTACAAAACCCGTTAAAATTGGTAAAATCGATCTGACTCCGTACGAAGGTGCTTCCAATAGTGTTGCAGTTTACGATGGAAAACTGGCTGTTGCTTTAGAATCAACTCTTAACAAACAAGGAAATGGAAAGGTGGTTATTTTTAATACCAGCGATTACAGCTTAATCAAACAAGTTCCCGTTGGTGCATTACCCGATATGATTACGTTTTCGCCGGACGGAAAATTCATCATGACGGCTAACGAAGGAGAACCTAACACCGATTATACGCAGGATCCAAACGGAAGCATTTCTATTATTGATACAGCTACTTATGCTGTTACCACTTTAGATTTCAGTTCTTTTAGTGGTCAGGCCGAAGCTTTGAAAAAAGAAGGACTTAGAATTTCAAAATTTGCCAAGAGTTTTACTCAGGACATAGAACCTGAATACATTACCATATCTGATGATTCTAAAACTGCCTGGGTGACTTTACAGGAAAATAATGGTGTTGCCAAAGTAGATCTAACTTCTAAAACCATCACAGCTCTTTATCCTCTGGGCTTTAAAAATTTCAATACCGCCGAAAATGCCATTGATGTAAGTGATAAAGACGATAAAATTGCTTTTAATCCCTGGAAAGTAAAAGGAATGTACATGCCGGATGCCATTAGTCATTTTTCAGCAAACAATACTCCTTATTTTGTTACAGCCAACGAAGGTGATGCCAGAGAATATGCTGCCTACGCAGATATTAAAAGAATGAAAGACATGAAACTGGATGCCACTGCTTTTCCTGATGCTACCACTTTAAAATTGGAGACTAATTTAGGAAGACTTAACCTTATTGCCGATATGGGAGATGCTGACGGCGACGGTGACCTGGATGAGTTGGTCGCTTTTGGAGCCCGCTCCTTCTCTATCTGGAATGGGAATACCGGAAAAATTGTTTATGATAGTAAAAATGATACAGATAAAAAAACAAATGAACTTGGAACCTACGATGACAAACGTAGCGATGACAAAGGCTCTGAGCCGGAAGCAGTCGTTGCCGCTAAAATGGGATCTCAGAATATTTTATTTGTTGGTTTAGAAAGATCTGATGCTTTTATGACTTATGATGTAACCAATCCTGCTTCACCACAATATTTACAGACGGTAAAAACCGGTGACGCTCCGGAAGGAATACTCTTCATTCCGGCTTCTAAAAGTCCAACCAAAAGAAGTTTGTTAGTCGTTAGTAGTGAAGGAGATGGAACTGTAAAAATATACCAACCAGATTTAAAATAA
- a CDS encoding OmpA family protein yields MKKKLASVSLLLLSIAASAQNTTTTSAPSTIDKPAYNKWSIELNGGLNKPMRAITPGYSTESVSPFHADLGVRYMFNPKFGLKLDVGYDQFQERKDTPEFDSKYYRASLQGVVNLGRALNFETWTNTFGLLAHGGFGVSQLSSDKGFDGKDYMAHGIMGLTGQVRLSNRVALTGDLTGIVNGRQNHNFDGKGVPATGSLDGVLLNASVGLTFYLGKNTKHADWYSEDNERLNKLEDRVNTIETNLIDTDKDGVADLYDLEPNTISGVAVNTKGQSIDTNQNGVPDELESYLDKTYAKKGSEAAPTNKTVEELINGGYVNVYFDFNSSKPTNTSLSGVDFLVKYLKNNPGKSADIIGYADEIGNSSYNTELSRKRAEAVKKIATNAGIDASRLNVIANGEDTSVNKNSKEARQIVRRVTFQVK; encoded by the coding sequence ATGAAAAAGAAATTAGCTTCAGTATCACTTTTACTACTATCAATCGCTGCCAGTGCACAAAACACGACAACGACATCGGCCCCGTCTACAATTGACAAACCTGCTTACAATAAATGGTCTATAGAATTAAACGGAGGTTTAAACAAACCTATGAGAGCCATAACACCTGGTTATTCAACAGAATCAGTTAGTCCGTTTCATGCCGATTTAGGAGTAAGATATATGTTTAATCCTAAATTTGGTTTGAAACTGGATGTTGGATACGATCAATTTCAGGAACGTAAAGACACTCCGGAGTTTGACAGCAAATATTACAGAGCAAGTTTACAAGGGGTTGTTAACCTTGGAAGAGCTTTAAACTTTGAAACCTGGACAAATACTTTCGGTTTATTGGCACATGGAGGTTTTGGGGTTTCTCAATTAAGCAGCGATAAAGGTTTTGACGGGAAAGATTATATGGCTCACGGAATTATGGGATTAACCGGACAAGTGAGACTAAGCAACAGAGTTGCTTTAACCGGAGATCTTACCGGAATTGTTAACGGAAGACAAAACCACAACTTCGATGGAAAAGGAGTTCCTGCTACCGGTTCATTAGATGGTGTGCTATTAAATGCATCTGTTGGTTTGACGTTTTACTTAGGTAAAAACACAAAACATGCTGACTGGTATTCTGAAGACAATGAAAGACTGAACAAATTAGAAGACCGAGTGAATACAATTGAAACTAATCTTATTGATACCGATAAAGATGGTGTTGCTGATTTGTATGATTTAGAACCAAATACAATTTCAGGAGTGGCTGTTAATACTAAAGGACAATCTATTGATACCAATCAAAATGGTGTTCCGGACGAATTAGAAAGCTATTTAGATAAAACTTATGCTAAAAAAGGAAGTGAAGCTGCTCCAACAAACAAAACGGTTGAAGAATTAATTAACGGAGGGTATGTAAATGTATACTTTGATTTCAATTCTTCTAAACCAACCAATACTTCTCTATCCGGTGTTGATTTCTTAGTGAAATACCTGAAAAACAATCCTGGTAAATCTGCTGATATCATTGGTTATGCAGACGAAATTGGAAACTCAAGCTACAATACTGAATTATCAAGAAAAAGAGCTGAAGCAGTTAAAAAGATTGCAACAAATGCAGGAATCGATGCTTCAAGGCTGAATGTAATTGCTAACGGTGAAGATACTTCTGTGAACAAAAATTCAAAAGAAGCGCGTCAAATCGTAAGAAGAGTTACTTTCCAGGTGAAATAA
- a CDS encoding carbon-nitrogen hydrolase, whose amino-acid sequence MPKRKYKIAVIQLNLNDVAENNLKKCISWVKDAANKGAEVILLPELYSSHYFCQSEDVDNFALAEPLYSTSFIAFSALAKELGVVIIVPFFEKRMAGIYHNSAYIIDTDGTEAGLYRKMHIPDDPHFYEKFYFTPGDLGFQAIETKKGKIGTLICWDQWYPEAARITALKGAEVLFYPTAIGWHPKEKEEYGVNQYGAWMNVMKGHAVANGVFVAAANRIGLEKYIEGTEGIQFWGASFIAGPQGEILAQASHDQEEILIAEVDLDLQENVRQNWPFFRDRRIDAFGDITKRAIDQ is encoded by the coding sequence ATGCCGAAAAGAAAGTATAAAATAGCCGTTATTCAGTTAAATCTGAATGATGTTGCCGAGAATAATCTTAAAAAATGTATCAGCTGGGTAAAAGATGCTGCCAATAAAGGAGCTGAAGTAATCTTGCTGCCTGAATTGTACAGCAGTCATTATTTTTGCCAAAGCGAAGATGTAGATAATTTTGCATTAGCCGAACCACTTTACAGTACTTCATTTATTGCTTTTAGTGCCTTGGCAAAGGAATTAGGAGTGGTAATTATTGTTCCTTTCTTTGAGAAAAGAATGGCAGGAATTTATCATAATAGTGCTTATATCATTGATACGGATGGAACAGAAGCAGGGTTATACCGTAAAATGCACATTCCGGACGATCCGCATTTCTATGAAAAATTCTATTTCACACCGGGTGACTTAGGTTTTCAGGCTATTGAGACTAAAAAAGGAAAAATCGGAACCCTTATTTGCTGGGATCAATGGTATCCGGAAGCAGCACGTATTACTGCTTTAAAAGGAGCTGAGGTTTTATTTTACCCAACAGCAATTGGATGGCATCCAAAAGAAAAAGAAGAGTATGGAGTAAATCAATATGGTGCATGGATGAACGTAATGAAAGGCCATGCTGTTGCAAATGGTGTTTTTGTTGCCGCTGCAAACCGTATTGGATTAGAAAAATATATTGAAGGAACAGAAGGAATTCAGTTTTGGGGAGCTTCGTTTATCGCGGGACCTCAGGGTGAGATTTTGGCTCAGGCTTCTCATGATCAGGAAGAAATTCTAATTGCTGAAGTTGATTTGGATCTACAGGAAAACGTACGTCAGAACTGGCCATTTTTCAGAGACAGAAGAATTGATGCTTTTGGCGATATTACCAAAAGAGCGATTGATCAATAA
- a CDS encoding T9SS type B sorting domain-containing protein, with protein MSNYGVDRSENLGLGTSGSVYNWIIKDSRFVGKILKPYNDRTNEISIEWKDTPPGDYLLEVNEKNDYCTGLSQILLIKILPLPFVNLPDQYLCVDPVTNQLLNPILIDTKLSNELYKFKWKCDGVTLPDIDSGIIVSKIGTYTVEITDQLTGCVTNDSSVVGKSSSAIASVKVNSIFFDIQDIIISVTNGIGNYEFSIDGINFQDDPSFSVSKSGIYQVVIRDKNGCNQIFLTANVIKYPKFFTPNEDGFNDVWKIDDLLPSMNPKISIFDRYGKLLKKINTIGEGWDGKYNGIDLFSDDYWFLIEYINTDGSPAVFRSHFSLKR; from the coding sequence GTGAGTAATTATGGAGTTGACAGGTCTGAGAATTTAGGTTTAGGGACATCAGGATCTGTGTATAATTGGATCATTAAGGATTCACGTTTTGTTGGAAAGATACTAAAGCCTTATAATGACAGAACTAATGAGATCAGTATAGAATGGAAAGATACTCCACCTGGAGATTATCTTTTAGAAGTAAATGAAAAGAATGATTATTGTACGGGTTTAAGCCAAATACTTTTAATTAAAATCCTTCCTTTACCATTTGTAAATTTGCCTGATCAGTATCTCTGCGTTGACCCTGTTACAAATCAATTATTGAACCCAATTTTGATTGATACAAAATTATCAAATGAATTATATAAATTTAAGTGGAAATGTGATGGTGTAACATTACCGGATATTGATTCCGGAATTATAGTTAGTAAAATTGGAACTTATACGGTTGAAATAACAGACCAATTAACCGGGTGTGTAACCAATGACAGTTCAGTCGTCGGTAAATCGTCGTCGGCTATTGCATCGGTAAAGGTTAACAGTATTTTTTTTGATATTCAGGATATTATTATTTCAGTTACAAATGGTATCGGAAATTATGAATTTTCTATAGATGGAATAAATTTTCAGGATGACCCTTCTTTTTCAGTATCTAAATCCGGAATTTATCAGGTTGTTATTCGTGATAAAAATGGCTGTAATCAGATATTTCTAACTGCGAATGTGATTAAGTATCCTAAATTTTTTACCCCTAATGAGGATGGTTTTAATGATGTATGGAAAATCGATGATTTGTTGCCTTCAATGAATCCAAAAATTAGCATTTTTGACAGGTATGGAAAATTGTTAAAAAAAATAAATACAATTGGAGAGGGCTGGGATGGAAAATATAATGGTATTGACTTATTTTCTGATGATTATTGGTTTTTGATAGAGTATATCAATACTGATGGAAGCCCAGCGGTATTTAGATCTCACTTTTCTTTAAAAAGGTAG
- a CDS encoding DUF808 domain-containing protein, with amino-acid sequence MASGFFVLLDDIAAIMDDVAVMSKVAAKKTAGILGDDLAVNAEKASGFASSRELPVLWAISKGSLLNKVIILPIAFVLSAFLPVAIIIILVLGGLFLAYEGAEKIYEFIFPHHHEESEGITDETFTEEEILEAEKGKIKSAIVTDFILSVEIVIIALGTVMGQPLSQQIIVTSIIALVATVGVYGIVALIVRMDEAGYKLIKFSKKEKSISKFIGNILVKALPLVIKSLTVIGTIALILVAGGIFVHYIPFLHHLMEEINVPSIIKEFVTGLVLGFAVLAVISLFKKIFGKKEVA; translated from the coding sequence ATGGCATCAGGTTTTTTCGTACTATTAGACGATATCGCAGCAATCATGGATGATGTTGCAGTAATGAGTAAAGTTGCAGCAAAAAAAACAGCAGGTATTTTGGGTGATGATTTGGCCGTAAATGCGGAGAAAGCTTCAGGGTTTGCATCCTCGAGAGAACTTCCGGTATTATGGGCAATTAGCAAGGGGTCTTTATTGAATAAAGTGATTATTTTACCAATTGCTTTTGTGTTAAGTGCTTTTTTGCCGGTAGCTATCATTATAATTCTGGTACTTGGAGGTTTATTTTTGGCTTACGAAGGAGCAGAGAAAATCTACGAATTTATATTTCCGCACCATCACGAAGAATCGGAGGGAATCACAGATGAAACGTTTACAGAAGAAGAAATTTTAGAAGCTGAAAAAGGAAAAATAAAATCGGCGATCGTAACCGATTTTATCTTATCAGTCGAAATCGTGATTATTGCTTTAGGTACCGTAATGGGTCAGCCTCTTAGTCAGCAAATCATAGTAACGTCAATAATTGCCTTAGTGGCAACTGTTGGTGTTTATGGTATCGTGGCACTTATTGTAAGAATGGATGAAGCAGGGTATAAGCTTATTAAATTCAGTAAAAAAGAGAAAAGCATATCGAAATTTATTGGAAACATACTAGTAAAAGCATTGCCTTTGGTCATTAAAAGTTTAACCGTGATTGGTACAATAGCTTTGATTTTAGTAGCAGGAGGAATCTTTGTACACTATATTCCGTTTTTACATCATCTAATGGAAGAAATTAATGTTCCTTCTATCATAAAAGAATTTGTGACAGGTTTAGTGCTAGGTTTTGCAGTATTGGCTGTAATAAGTCTGTTTAAAAAGATATTTGGTAAAAAAGAAGTTGCTTAA